One genomic segment of Longimicrobium sp. includes these proteins:
- a CDS encoding aspartate aminotransferase family protein, translating into MTDAPAMLGTLLPDVRVPPPGPESRRLGGELARVESPNVTYLADDFPVFWAEARGANVRDVDGNVYVDLTAAFAVAGPGHAHPRIVAAVREQAGRLLHGMGDVHPPAVKVDLLRALAEVAPGGLTRAVLASSGAEAVEAALKTAAVATGRPRVLAFHGSYHGLTYGALSVSGREDFRAPFAAQLPPIAVFAPYPYPYRSPFGRDPNEVGAATLRWVEHLLDAPGTASEGIGAVVVEPIQGRGGDVVPPDGFLPGLRRICDERGLLLVFDEVYTGFGRTGRWFAGEHWGVTPDLLVVGKGMTGGLPFAACIGTEAAMGAWPRSRGEAIHTSTFLGHPLGCAAALASIRVLREERLVERSAGLGARIKARLEEMTADHPRVGEVRGRGMMIGVELVRDRESRIPAPELAGRVVVESLRRGVLTLGGGIHGNVLSLSPPFVLTDEQADAALDVLGGILDEMR; encoded by the coding sequence ATGACAGACGCCCCGGCCATGCTGGGAACGCTCCTCCCCGACGTGCGCGTGCCGCCGCCGGGGCCCGAGTCGCGGCGGCTGGGGGGTGAGCTGGCGCGGGTCGAGTCGCCGAACGTCACCTACCTGGCGGACGACTTCCCCGTGTTCTGGGCCGAGGCGCGGGGCGCCAACGTGCGCGACGTGGACGGCAACGTCTACGTGGACCTCACCGCCGCCTTCGCCGTGGCCGGGCCGGGGCACGCCCACCCGCGCATCGTGGCCGCCGTGCGCGAGCAGGCGGGGCGGCTGCTGCACGGGATGGGCGACGTGCACCCGCCCGCCGTCAAGGTCGACCTCCTGCGCGCGCTCGCCGAAGTGGCGCCCGGCGGCCTCACCCGTGCCGTGCTCGCCAGCTCCGGCGCCGAGGCGGTGGAGGCGGCGCTCAAGACGGCGGCCGTTGCCACGGGGCGGCCGCGCGTGCTTGCGTTCCACGGCTCGTACCACGGCCTCACCTACGGCGCGCTCTCCGTCTCCGGCCGCGAGGACTTCCGCGCTCCCTTCGCCGCGCAGCTCCCGCCGATCGCCGTCTTCGCGCCGTACCCGTACCCGTACCGCTCCCCCTTCGGGCGCGACCCCAACGAGGTGGGAGCGGCCACCCTGCGCTGGGTCGAGCACCTGCTCGACGCGCCGGGCACCGCCTCGGAGGGGATCGGCGCCGTCGTCGTGGAGCCGATCCAGGGCCGCGGCGGCGACGTGGTGCCGCCCGACGGCTTCCTCCCGGGGCTGCGCCGCATCTGCGACGAGCGCGGACTGCTGCTGGTCTTCGACGAGGTCTACACCGGCTTCGGGCGCACCGGGCGCTGGTTCGCCGGCGAGCACTGGGGCGTGACCCCCGACCTGCTGGTGGTGGGGAAGGGGATGACAGGCGGGCTCCCCTTCGCCGCCTGCATCGGCACCGAGGCGGCGATGGGCGCCTGGCCCCGCTCCCGCGGCGAGGCCATCCACACCTCCACCTTCCTGGGCCACCCGCTGGGCTGCGCCGCCGCGCTCGCCTCCATCCGGGTGCTGCGCGAGGAGCGGCTGGTGGAGCGCTCCGCCGGGCTGGGCGCGCGCATCAAGGCCCGCCTGGAGGAGATGACGGCCGACCACCCCCGCGTCGGCGAGGTGCGCGGCCGGGGGATGATGATCGGCGTCGAGCTGGTGCGCGACCGGGAGAGCCGGATCCCAGCACCCGAGCTGGCCGGCCGCGTCGTGGTCGAGTCGCTGCGGCGCGGCGTGCTCACCCTGGGCGGCGGCATCCACGGCAACGTCCTCTCCCTCTCCCCGCCCTTCGTCCTCACCGACGAGCAGGCCGACGCCGCCCTCGACGTCCTCGGCGGGATTCTCGACGAGATGCGCTGA
- a CDS encoding DUF86 domain-containing protein has translation MSRSWWLFLGDMIASAESVLSEVDGLTREEFDADERVRKIILLDLLTLGEAAKHIPEEVRARYPEITWRKIVGLRDVIAHSYYRLDEDVIWNIATTMMGNLRSVLVQIAGEEHPEELAGGG, from the coding sequence GTGTCGCGTAGCTGGTGGCTGTTCCTGGGCGACATGATTGCTTCCGCGGAGTCGGTCCTCAGCGAGGTCGATGGTCTGACCCGAGAGGAGTTCGACGCGGACGAGAGGGTGCGCAAGATCATCCTGCTCGACCTGCTGACTCTCGGCGAGGCCGCGAAGCACATTCCGGAAGAGGTGCGTGCACGCTATCCGGAAATTACGTGGCGAAAGATCGTGGGACTGCGAGACGTGATCGCCCACAGTTACTACCGGCTGGACGAGGACGTGATCTGGAACATCGCGACGACGATGATGGGGAACCTCAGATCGGTGCTCGTGCAGATCGCCGGTGAAGAGCACCCGGAGGAGCTGGCTGGTGGCGGCTGA
- a CDS encoding nucleotidyltransferase family protein — translation MRRDQVVRVLQEHRAEWQQFDVQSLALFGSVARDEATPESDIDVLVEFRSAPTFDSYMGLKIYLEDLLGRRVDIATRKMLRPWLRETIEREALRVA, via the coding sequence ATGCGGCGCGACCAGGTGGTGAGGGTGCTGCAGGAGCATCGAGCCGAGTGGCAGCAGTTCGACGTGCAGTCGCTCGCGCTGTTCGGCTCGGTGGCGCGTGACGAGGCCACGCCCGAGAGTGACATCGACGTGCTGGTCGAATTCAGGTCCGCTCCGACCTTCGACTCCTACATGGGCCTGAAGATCTACCTGGAAGATCTGCTGGGCAGGCGCGTCGATATCGCCACGCGGAAGATGCTCCGGCCGTGGCTTCGCGAAACCATTGAGCGCGAGGCTCTCCGTGTCGCGTAG
- a CDS encoding GNAT family N-acetyltransferase: MGAADAEASFAPAAPADEDVVVAMMRELYAHDGLYFDEARARTALARLLADESLGRVWVAWADGEPAGYLVLTLGYSLEFAGRDAFVDELYLREPFRGGGLGRRAIAKAVEACRELGVAALHLEVERANTGAQGFYRRLGFHDHDRYLMTRWIAEHAPRE, from the coding sequence GTGGGCGCGGCTGACGCGGAGGCTTCCTTCGCCCCCGCCGCGCCGGCCGACGAGGACGTGGTGGTGGCGATGATGCGCGAACTGTACGCGCACGACGGCCTGTACTTCGACGAGGCGCGGGCGCGCACGGCGCTCGCGCGGCTGCTGGCGGACGAGTCGCTGGGCCGCGTGTGGGTGGCGTGGGCGGACGGCGAGCCGGCCGGCTACCTGGTGCTGACGCTGGGCTACAGCCTGGAGTTCGCCGGCCGCGACGCCTTCGTGGACGAGCTGTACCTGCGCGAGCCGTTCCGCGGCGGCGGGCTGGGGCGCCGGGCCATCGCGAAGGCGGTGGAGGCGTGCCGCGAACTGGGCGTCGCGGCGCTGCACCTGGAGGTGGAGCGCGCGAACACCGGCGCGCAGGGCTTCTACCGCCGCCTGGGCTTCCACGACCACGACCGCTACCTGATGACCCGCTGGATCGCCGAGCACGCGCCGCGGGAGTGA
- the corA gene encoding magnesium/cobalt transporter CorA produces MKRRDLFRLPLAHAASALEEPLQRVARPAPGAEPGVLVSAPGATPPRVTVIGYAPHEMSEHVADDLETVRHMRGKWPVLWVNVDGVGHAGTVQQIGDIFCLHRLALEDAMHVPQRPKADAYEGHLFIVARMVRLAPQLDLEQIGIFLGPDFVVTFQERPGDPLEPVRERIRSGHPRIRCSGPDYLAYAILDAILDHCFPVLETYADALDDLEDEVIERPRHHCVAHLHLIKRDLMALRRTMWPLREALATLLREPGELVRPETLVYLRDTHDHAFQILDLVEAYREVASSLTELYLSTVSNRMNEVMKVLTVFASIFIPLGFLTGLYGMNLRHPEAAWYWDWPFAIGGMLLVGMGLLAFFWRRGWIGGRG; encoded by the coding sequence TTGAAGCGCCGCGACCTCTTCCGCCTGCCGCTGGCGCACGCGGCCTCCGCGCTCGAGGAGCCGCTGCAGCGCGTGGCGCGCCCCGCGCCGGGCGCCGAGCCGGGGGTGCTCGTCTCCGCCCCCGGCGCCACGCCGCCGCGGGTGACGGTGATCGGCTACGCGCCGCACGAGATGAGCGAGCACGTGGCCGACGACCTGGAGACCGTCCGCCACATGCGCGGGAAGTGGCCCGTGCTCTGGGTGAACGTCGACGGCGTGGGCCACGCCGGGACGGTGCAGCAGATCGGCGACATCTTCTGCCTGCACCGGCTGGCGCTGGAAGACGCCATGCACGTCCCCCAGCGTCCCAAGGCCGACGCGTACGAGGGGCACCTGTTCATCGTCGCGCGGATGGTGCGGCTGGCGCCCCAGCTGGACCTGGAGCAGATCGGGATCTTCCTGGGCCCCGACTTCGTGGTCACCTTCCAGGAGCGCCCCGGCGACCCGCTGGAGCCCGTGCGCGAGCGCATCCGGAGCGGCCACCCGCGCATCCGCTGCTCCGGCCCCGACTACCTGGCGTACGCCATCCTGGACGCCATCCTCGACCACTGCTTCCCCGTCCTGGAGACGTACGCCGACGCGCTGGACGACCTGGAGGACGAGGTGATCGAGCGGCCGCGGCACCACTGCGTGGCGCACCTGCACCTGATCAAGCGCGACCTGATGGCGCTGCGCCGCACCATGTGGCCCCTGCGCGAGGCGCTCGCCACCCTGCTGCGCGAGCCGGGCGAGCTGGTGCGCCCCGAGACGCTCGTGTACCTGCGCGACACGCACGACCACGCCTTCCAGATCCTGGACCTGGTGGAGGCGTACCGCGAGGTGGCCTCCTCGCTCACCGAGCTCTACCTGTCCACGGTGAGCAACCGGATGAACGAGGTGATGAAGGTGCTCACCGTCTTCGCCTCGATCTTCATCCCCCTGGGCTTCCTGACGGGGCTCTACGGGATGAACCTGCGCCACCCCGAGGCGGCGTGGTACTGGGACTGGCCCTTCGCCATCGGGGGGATGCTGCTGGTGGGGATGGGGCTCCTGGCCTTCTTCTGGCGGAGGGGGTGGATCGGTGGGCGCGGCTGA
- a CDS encoding SCP2 sterol-binding domain-containing protein: MPIEVFTEEWSRACCEGLNRREAYRTAAAGWEGAIVLVMGADPAQGVEADRSVFIDAHQGACRGARLAADGEVETAPFVFRADVATWKRLLGGEVDPVAAVMQGKLRLVRGGLFTVARYAGAAREMIAAAAEVGGTFPEPRPSASDATEAGPVPSPS, from the coding sequence ATGCCGATCGAGGTGTTCACCGAGGAGTGGAGCCGGGCCTGCTGCGAGGGCCTGAACCGCCGCGAGGCGTACCGCACGGCCGCCGCGGGGTGGGAGGGCGCCATCGTGCTGGTCATGGGCGCCGACCCCGCGCAAGGGGTGGAGGCGGACCGCTCGGTGTTCATCGACGCGCACCAGGGCGCCTGCCGCGGCGCGCGCCTGGCCGCGGACGGCGAGGTGGAGACGGCGCCCTTCGTCTTCCGCGCCGACGTGGCCACCTGGAAGCGGCTCCTGGGCGGCGAGGTGGACCCGGTCGCGGCGGTGATGCAGGGGAAGCTGCGGCTGGTGCGCGGCGGCCTGTTCACCGTCGCCAGGTACGCCGGGGCCGCGCGGGAGATGATCGCCGCCGCGGCGGAGGTGGGCGGCACCTTCCCGGAGCCGCGGCCGTCGGCATCGGACGCCACGGAGGCCGGGCCGGTGCCGAGCCCGTCGTGA